A stretch of Flavobacterium sp. N2270 DNA encodes these proteins:
- the pruA gene encoding L-glutamate gamma-semialdehyde dehydrogenase — MSKGFFNVPKAVNEPVKSYAPGTPERDRVLTAYDEMWNTTIDVPLYIGSEEIRTGNTRTMSAPHDHQHIVGTYHLAEKSHVEKAISNALESRTKWAAMSWESRAAIFLKAAELIAGPYRAKINAATMIAQSKTIHQAEIDASCELIDFLRFNVEYMTQIYKEQPGSDSTTWNRVEHRPLEGFVYAITPFNFTAIAANLPASAAMMGNVVVWKPSDSQIFSAKVIIDIFKEAGVPDGVINVIYGDPVMVTETVLASPDFAGLHFTGSTHVFKDLWAKIGGNIHNYKTYPRIVGETGGKDFIVAHPSANVKQVVTGITRGAFEFQGQKCSAASRVYIPQSMWPAAKEQLIADVKSMKMGSPADMKNFITAVIHEGSFDKLASYIDQAKKDSDAEIIVGGNYDKSKGYFIEPTVIVTTNPKYKTIETELFGPVVTLYIYEDAKWAETLKLVDETSEYALTGAVFSGCRYAIEEATVALQNCAGNFYINDKPTGAVVGCQPFGGARSSGTNDKAGSILNLLRWVSPRTIKETFVTPEHYSYPFLG; from the coding sequence ATGTCAAAAGGATTTTTTAATGTTCCTAAAGCAGTTAATGAGCCTGTAAAATCTTACGCTCCTGGCACACCAGAAAGAGACCGCGTATTAACCGCTTATGATGAAATGTGGAACACAACAATTGACGTCCCATTATATATTGGTTCTGAAGAAATAAGAACTGGAAACACAAGAACAATGTCAGCTCCCCATGACCACCAACATATTGTAGGTACTTATCATTTAGCTGAAAAATCGCATGTTGAAAAAGCAATAAGCAATGCACTTGAATCTAGAACTAAATGGGCAGCAATGTCTTGGGAAAGTAGAGCTGCAATTTTCTTAAAAGCTGCCGAATTAATTGCAGGACCATATCGTGCAAAAATTAATGCGGCAACAATGATTGCGCAATCAAAAACGATTCACCAAGCTGAAATTGACGCTTCTTGTGAGTTAATTGACTTCTTACGTTTTAACGTAGAATATATGACTCAAATTTATAAAGAACAACCTGGTTCTGACTCTACAACATGGAACAGAGTTGAGCACAGACCTTTAGAAGGTTTTGTTTACGCTATTACTCCATTTAACTTTACAGCAATTGCTGCAAACTTACCAGCTAGTGCGGCTATGATGGGTAATGTTGTTGTTTGGAAACCAAGTGACAGTCAAATATTCTCTGCGAAAGTTATTATTGATATTTTTAAAGAAGCTGGAGTACCAGACGGTGTTATTAACGTAATTTACGGTGACCCTGTTATGGTGACTGAAACTGTTTTAGCTAGTCCAGATTTCGCCGGATTACATTTCACAGGATCAACTCATGTATTTAAAGACTTATGGGCAAAAATTGGAGGAAACATTCACAACTATAAAACATATCCAAGAATTGTTGGGGAAACTGGAGGGAAAGACTTTATCGTCGCTCATCCTTCTGCAAATGTAAAACAAGTTGTTACCGGGATTACAAGAGGTGCTTTTGAGTTCCAAGGACAAAAATGTAGTGCAGCTTCAAGAGTTTACATTCCACAAAGTATGTGGCCAGCTGCAAAAGAGCAATTAATTGCAGATGTAAAATCGATGAAAATGGGTTCTCCTGCAGATATGAAAAATTTCATTACAGCTGTAATTCATGAAGGTTCATTTGACAAATTAGCAAGCTATATTGACCAAGCTAAGAAAGATAGTGATGCAGAAATTATTGTTGGAGGAAACTACGATAAATCTAAAGGTTACTTTATTGAACCAACAGTTATCGTAACTACAAATCCAAAATACAAAACTATTGAAACAGAATTATTCGGACCTGTTGTTACTCTATATATATATGAAGATGCTAAATGGGCTGAAACATTAAAACTAGTAGACGAAACTTCTGAATATGCCTTAACTGGAGCTGTATTTAGCGGATGTAGATATGCAATTGAAGAAGCAACTGTTGCTTTACAAAACTGTGCAGGTAATTTTTACATTAATGACAAACCAACTGGAGCCGTTGTAGGTTGTCAGCCATTTGGCGGTGCACGTTCATCAGGAACAAATGATAAAGCAGGTTCTATTTTAAATCTTTTAAGATGGGTTTCTCCAAGAACCATCAAAGAAACTTTTGTAACACCTGAACATTATAGTTACCCTTTCTTAGGATAA
- the apaG gene encoding Co2+/Mg2+ efflux protein ApaG — MVTQITKGIKISVLTSFEGTYFKNYKIHFAFSYQITIDNQSKDSVQLNSRHWEIYDALNNKEIVDGEGVVGKKPVIKPGESHTYSSGCLLSSPIGAMNGFYNMINFTSTKSFKVIIPTFKFSAPFALN; from the coding sequence ATGGTAACACAAATAACAAAAGGTATAAAAATTTCTGTATTAACTAGTTTTGAAGGAACATACTTCAAAAACTACAAAATTCATTTTGCTTTTAGTTACCAAATAACAATAGACAACCAAAGCAAAGATTCAGTTCAACTAAACTCAAGACATTGGGAAATTTACGACGCTTTAAATAATAAAGAAATTGTAGATGGCGAAGGTGTAGTTGGCAAAAAACCCGTTATTAAACCAGGTGAGTCTCATACTTACTCTTCAGGTTGCTTATTATCATCTCCCATTGGAGCGATGAATGGGTTTTATAATATGATTAACTTTACTTCAACAAAAAGCTTTAAAGTAATAATACCTACTTTTAAATTTAGCGCTCCATTCGCTCTAAATTAA
- a CDS encoding DUF3667 domain-containing protein — MTKRKDQSYRSDKCLNCNTPLDVSEKYCHYCGQLNSTKKITVSDFFEEFFSNFYAYDSKLRNTFYFLFSKPGFVAKQIVDGKRQTFANPFRLFLSITILFFIIDNIHENSSAKANRNSSSTETKADDFVLSKKFHTDSIYTSKEILKDSTSIIDVYYYQITSFRNYSLKNSNHTSKEAFKNLQYKDNRLNRFLYNKAQSLKSNNLKREIGDYFISKLPFLIFISLPFITLIFWLVFYTKKYNFADHLVFTYTFYTFLFIILFINTLLSFISNNLYEIILIGSFLILFPIYLYKSLRYFYENQRWKTIFKFVLLNLLFYPIIIITISLILFTSILFF, encoded by the coding sequence ATGACCAAAAGAAAAGACCAGTCTTACAGAAGCGACAAATGCTTAAACTGCAACACACCGTTAGATGTAAGTGAGAAATATTGTCATTATTGCGGCCAATTAAATTCTACTAAAAAAATTACCGTTTCAGATTTCTTTGAAGAATTTTTTTCTAATTTTTATGCTTACGATTCAAAACTAAGAAACACATTCTACTTTTTATTTTCAAAACCAGGCTTTGTAGCTAAGCAAATTGTAGATGGAAAAAGACAAACATTTGCAAATCCATTTAGATTGTTTTTAAGCATTACAATACTGTTTTTTATTATTGATAATATTCACGAAAACTCATCTGCCAAGGCAAACAGGAATTCATCAAGTACAGAAACCAAAGCTGATGATTTTGTTTTAAGCAAAAAGTTTCATACTGATTCTATCTATACATCTAAAGAAATATTAAAAGACAGCACTTCTATTATTGATGTATATTATTACCAAATAACTTCTTTTAGAAACTACTCTTTAAAAAATTCAAATCACACTTCAAAAGAAGCATTTAAAAACCTTCAATACAAAGACAATAGACTCAATCGATTTTTATACAATAAAGCCCAAAGTTTAAAATCAAATAATTTAAAAAGAGAAATTGGAGATTATTTTATTTCTAAATTACCTTTTCTTATTTTTATCTCTTTACCATTTATTACTTTAATATTCTGGTTAGTTTTTTATACCAAAAAATACAATTTTGCAGATCATTTAGTATTTACTTACACTTTTTACACCTTTTTATTTATTATTCTTTTCATCAATACATTATTGAGTTTTATTTCAAATAACTTATATGAAATCATACTAATTGGCTCATTTTTAATCTTATTCCCAATATATCTGTACAAATCTTTAAGATATTTTTATGAAAATCAACGTTGGAAAACAATATTTAAATTTGTACTTTTGAATTTATTATTTTATCCAATTATTATAATAACCATATCATTAATCTTATTTACATCAATACTATTTTTCTAA